One window of Papaver somniferum cultivar HN1 unplaced genomic scaffold, ASM357369v1 unplaced-scaffold_5, whole genome shotgun sequence genomic DNA carries:
- the LOC113342950 gene encoding major latex protein 15-like, with translation MAHHGVSGLVGKLVTELEVHCNADAYYKIFKHQEDVPKAMPHLYTGGKVISGDATRSGCIKEWNYILEGKALIAVEETTHDDETRTLTHRITGGDLTKDYKKFVKIVEVNPKPNGHGSIVTVSLVYEKMNEGSPTPFNYLQFVHQTIVGLNSHICAS, from the exons ATGGCGCATCATGGTGTTTCAGGTCTAGTTGGGAAACTTGTAACTGAATTGGAGGTCCATTGCAATGCTGACGCATACTATAAAATCTTTAAGCACCAAGAAGATGTACCAAAGGCAATGCCTCATCTTTACACTGGCGGGAAAGTTATCAGTGGAGATGCAACCCGTTCTGGTTGTATCAAGGAATGGAACTACATTCTTG AGGGTAAGGCGCTGATCGCAGTGGAGGAAACAACACATGACGATGAAACAAGGACCTTAACACACCGCATAACTGGAGGAGACTTGACAAAGGATTACAAAAAGTTCGTTAAGATcgttgaagttaatccaaagcCTAATGGACATGGAAGCATTGTGACTGTATCCCTTGTGTATGAGAAAATGAACGAGGGTTCTCCAACTCCCTTTAATTATCTACAATTTGTCCATCAGACCATTGTAGGCTTGAATTCTCACATCTGCGCTTCTTAG